The Rhododendron vialii isolate Sample 1 chromosome 6a, ASM3025357v1 genome includes a window with the following:
- the LOC131328841 gene encoding uncharacterized protein LOC131328841 isoform X1, whose protein sequence is MNSMLKRTRENPSTVTPSSTTTKMRKTHCTCSPFIHGVEDVMNSILDAEEDEKEPVDGDSISDDKDEEDGFNFTLLTLPLGAKLAVHICPLICNDWLQGCCAWCWDTENERQSPVPRRRKCHPDRWIPRKQGSIWVRYSCVEREGRMRDFKWLSMKEMVEMILIYPIRCIEKYLLDGLCMTLCFRNKSMFVELSAGIINVLTFLVRKIQTSVLSCAVALQLLLGLCLYRREQVGTELLVIAEGLKGPCYFFSPC, encoded by the exons ATGAACTCGATGCTGAAGAGGACGAGAGAGAACCCATCGACGGTGACCCCGTCGTCAACGACGACGAAGATGAGGAAGACG CACTGTACATGTTCTCCATTTATACATGGGGTGGAGGACGTG ATGAACTCGATACTTGATGCTGAAGAGGATGAGAAAGAACCGGTTGACGGTGACTCCATCAGCGACGACAAAGATGAGGAAGACG GTTTTAATTTTACTCTATTGACGTTGCCGTTGGGAGCAAAGCTTGCTGTCCACATCTGCCCGCTCATCTGCAACGACTGGCTCCAAGGCTGT TGCGCTTGGTGCTGGGATACTGAAAATGAGAGACAAAGCCCTGTTCCTCGGCGGCGAAAG TGCCACCCCGACCGATGGATCCCAAGAAAACAAGGCAGTATATGGGTAAGGTACAGCTGCGTGGAAAGAGAAGGCAGAATGAGAGACTTCAAGTGGTTAAGCATGAAGGAGATGGTGGAGATGATCCTGATTTACCCAATTAGGtgcattgaaaaatatttattggatg GTTTGTGCATGACCCTGTGTTTTAGGAACAAATCTATGTTTGTGGAGCTCTCTGCTGGAATCATAAATGTGTTAACTTTCCTTGTGAGGAAAATCCAAACAAGTGTTCTAAG TTGTGCTGTAGCTTTGCAGTTACTTTTGGGCTTGTGTTTGTACAGAAGAGAACAAGTAGGAACTGAACTTTTGGTTATAGCCGAAGGACTCAAAGGCCCCTGCTATTTTTTCTCCCCATGCTGA
- the LOC131328841 gene encoding uncharacterized protein LOC131328841 isoform X2: protein MNSMLKRTRENPSTVTPSSTTTKMRKTHCTCSPFIHGVEDVMNSILDAEEDEKEPVDGDSISDDKDEEDGFNFTLLTLPLGAKLAVHICPLICNDWLQGCCAWCWDTENERQSPVPRRRKCHPDRWIPRKQGSIWVRYSCVEREGRMRDFKWLSMKEMVEMILIYPIRDSFWLFVKTLKG from the exons ATGAACTCGATGCTGAAGAGGACGAGAGAGAACCCATCGACGGTGACCCCGTCGTCAACGACGACGAAGATGAGGAAGACG CACTGTACATGTTCTCCATTTATACATGGGGTGGAGGACGTG ATGAACTCGATACTTGATGCTGAAGAGGATGAGAAAGAACCGGTTGACGGTGACTCCATCAGCGACGACAAAGATGAGGAAGACG GTTTTAATTTTACTCTATTGACGTTGCCGTTGGGAGCAAAGCTTGCTGTCCACATCTGCCCGCTCATCTGCAACGACTGGCTCCAAGGCTGT TGCGCTTGGTGCTGGGATACTGAAAATGAGAGACAAAGCCCTGTTCCTCGGCGGCGAAAG TGCCACCCCGACCGATGGATCCCAAGAAAACAAGGCAGTATATGGGTAAGGTACAGCTGCGTGGAAAGAGAAGGCAGAATGAGAGACTTCAAGTGGTTAAGCATGAAGGAGATGGTGGAGATGATCCTGATTTACCCAATTAG GGATTCCTTCTGGTTGTTTGTCAAAACATTAAAGGGGTAA